In a genomic window of Dissulfuribacter thermophilus:
- a CDS encoding YceD family protein, whose protein sequence is MMEKRFSEIVLFEDIPDTGLEFHYEDLPGLLDEIPHCDPAGAIAAAVRLSRRGVNIWAEGSLNCTLTLSCHRCLKPYLFPLSIKYSYLMIPRDTGDHMKEEISLKFDELEVAFFDGISVELFDVFREQILLSLPVKQLCSVDCKGLCPGCGRDLNVEECVCEVVREESPFSVLKKIKYA, encoded by the coding sequence ATGATGGAAAAACGCTTTTCAGAAATTGTATTATTTGAGGATATACCAGATACTGGACTGGAATTTCATTATGAGGACCTTCCAGGCCTTTTGGATGAGATCCCACACTGTGACCCTGCTGGGGCCATAGCTGCCGCAGTTCGCCTATCGCGGCGTGGAGTTAACATCTGGGCCGAAGGTTCTTTGAACTGTACACTGACCCTCAGTTGCCATAGGTGTTTAAAGCCGTACTTGTTTCCTCTTTCGATCAAATATTCATATTTGATGATTCCCAGAGACACAGGGGATCATATGAAAGAGGAAATAAGTCTCAAGTTTGATGAGCTTGAAGTGGCATTTTTTGATGGTATCAGTGTTGAACTCTTTGACGTGTTTAGGGAACAGATACTGCTGAGTCTTCCTGTGAAACAGCTCTGCAGCGTTGACTGTAAGGGCCTTTGCCCTGGCTGTGGCAGGGATCTCAATGTAGAAGAGTGTGTATGTGAAGTAGTCAGGGAAGAAAGCCCCTTTTCTGTTCTTAAAAAAATTAAGTATGCGTAA